Sequence from the Thermoanaerobaculia bacterium genome:
CGAAAGGAGCGACGGCGAAAACGACGACCGCCGCGAAGTCGAGGAGCCGGTGCGCCGCGGGAGTGATCAGTTTCATGGGATCCTCCGGGCCGATCTTGACGTCGGGCAGCGGGGGAAATCAAGCCATCCGCCCCGTAACTGGCACTCATGTTGCTTTTTCCTTCCGTGGAAGGAGACGGGATGTCGAATCGGGAAGAGCTCATGCGACGCTATGACGCGGCCGTCGTCGCGGCGGTCCAGACCGCCGAGTCGATCAGCGATTGGAGCGAAGAGACTCGCATGGCGGTCGCGATGACGATCCGGCTCCTCGGAAATCAGTTTTCCCGCACGCTCGCTCTCGCTCTCGCCAGCGAGGAGATCGACCCGGTGTCGCCGGAGAGGATCGCGGAGGTCGAGCGCGACTGGCAGCGGTTTTTGAAATAGCGCGGACCCGCCCGGGATATCCAGCGGCCGACGGCCAGCACCGAACGCGTCGGATCTCCGAGCACCTGGCGCGATGGCCCATACGGACCCGTTCGAGAACGTCTGGCCGCTTGACGACGTTCCCGGTACGCGCATCGACGTGACGGTAGCGCGCTCCCGTCCCCCGAGCCCGCTCCCGCGACGGGCTCCAGCCTTTCGATTCTCGTTCGGTCGATCCCTCGATGCAGAGAACCTCGGGTGTGCGCCGCTGGAGGCCGAGAGCCATCCCCCACCGTGCCTTCGCGGCGCGACGAAGTCTCGCGCGATCGCTGCGCGAGACGACTCGCGACGCGGGAGCGGGAGCGCAGGCGAAGGGGGTGGCGGCGGCGCGGTCGAGCCGCTCGTTCGGCGAGCCGCGCAAGGCGCCACGCGCTCCCGTCCCCCGAGCCCGCTCCCGCGACGGTTAGCCGAAGGCTTGATGCACGACCTTGGGAAGATCCCGGCGTCTGAGCTTCTCGACGAACAGTCCCGCCGTCAGAAAGGTCGACAGCCCGTCCACGCCGCGCTCCTCGCACCGGATGACGTAGAAATCCACGTGCTCGACGCCGGCCGGTCCGCTGAGCTCGAGCGAGCAGCGCTGGCCCGCTTCGAGAGGCACGTCGGTCTCGACGGCGATTCCCATCCGCGAAAGGTTCACGACGGTGATCCGCCCTTCCACGCCGTCCACACGCGCGGTGAAGCCGTCGCCGGGAACCCGTCGGGCGGAACGGCGTCCGGAAAGGTTCAAGGGCATACCTCGTCAACCTCGATTTGTCGTGATCTTTGCAGATTCCGGGATTTCGGGCAAGCGCGCCGCCGTCGTATGATTTGGCCGTGGGACTCGTTCGGGGAGCTTTCGCGGCCCTTCTGGCGCTCGGAACCGCGTCCCCGGCCTTTGCGGCGCCGGTTCGCTACGGGACCGAGGCCGAAGCGAAGGCCATGGCCGAAAAGGCCGTGGCTTTGTACAAAAAAGAAGGAGCCGCCGCGGCGCTCGCGGCGATTGGAAAGGCCCCGGGGCCGTTCTTCCACCGCGACCTCTACGTCGTCGTGATCGGGCCGGACAAGAAGATCGCCGCCGATCCGGCGGAGCCCGACCTCGTCGGCGCCGACGAGGCGACGCTGCGGGACTCTCTCGGAAAACCGTGGGCGCTCTTCATCGAGAAACAGGCGACGGAAGACGGGGTCTGGATCGATTACGAGGCGAAGAACCCGCAGACCGGGAGCATCGAGGACAAATCGGCGTTTTCGATCAGGGCGGGCGATCATGTCTTCTCGTGCGGGTACTATCGGCGGCCGCCCGAGGCCGCGCCGGCGGCGCCGGCCGCCGCGCCCGCCAACGGCGCCGACCCGTGGACCGGCAAGTGGGACGCGACGGATACGGACGGCGCGCATTTCACGATCTCTCTCGACGCGTCGGGCAGCGCGGTCAGCGACCGGGGAGAGGGGCAGCGGGGATTCTGGATCGTGGACACGTCCGGCGCCCGGATCGACTGGACCGACGGCCGGACCGATTACCTGCTGCCGGCGGGCTCCGGATTCGAGCGGATGTCGTTTGCCCCCGGCGCGCCCCGCGACGAGAAGCCCGACAGCACGACCCCGGTCACCCGCGAAAAGGAGTAGAAGCCGGCTACGAGGCGAGCGCGCGCCGCAGCCTCCCCGGATAGTTCGTGAAGACCCCGGACGCGCCGGCCGCGAAGAGCCGCCGCGCGCGTGTCGCGTCGTTGACGGTGTAGGCGAGCACCGGGCGCCCGCTCCCGGCGACCGCCCGCAGCAGCCGCGGCGTCACGGCGCCGAACTGGCAATGGAGGCTCGAGGCCCCCAGCGCCTCCGCCGCCCGAAGGACGCCCGGGACGCGGTGCCGCGACATCGGCGCGACCGGCGCGTTCGCGATCGCGCTCTTGACCTCCGCGAGGAGCCTCCAGTTGAAGCTCGCGAAGATCGCATGGCCCCGTCCCGCGAGGGCCCGCGCGAGGACGCGGGCATAGCGGGCGCGCCCCGCCCGCCGGCACTTGAGGTCCAGCGTGAGAGGGAACCGGGGGGGGAGGAGATCGAGGATCTCTTCGAGAGTCGGGACGCGCGCGCGCTTCCTCCCGCGGTGAAAATGGTAGGAAACGTCGAGGTGCCGCAGGATGTTGACCGACGTGTCCTCGACGGAGACGGTGTGGCCCGCGACGCGCCGGAGGTTCCGGTCGTGGACCGCGACGAGAACGCCGTCGGACGTCAGGCGAAGGTCGAGCTCGATCATGTCCGCGCCTTGCTCCACCGCGAGGCGAAAGCTGTCGAGCGTGTTCTCGGGGCTCTCTCCGCACGCGCCGCGATGCGCGATGATCCACGGCCTCGCCGGGAGGCCGATCGCGGCGAGCTCGGGGCGCAGCGGCGAAGGGGGATGCATGTCGAGAAGATAACGCGCCGGCGCCTCCGCGGATTCCCGCGCCGTTCGGGCGGTTCGGTGCCTTTCCTGTCCTTCGGATCAGGACAGCCGCGCGACGAGCGCGATCATCCGGCCCGCCGCCGGCCCGTCGCGCCGAAACGACGCGAGCTCTTCTCCTCCGCACAGCGTGCAGAAGGGGAGGACGTCGATGTTCTCCGGAAGGAGCCCCTCGCGTTCGAGCTGGGCCCGGTTGGCGGCCTTGAGGTCCAGCCGGAACTTGCCGCCGCATTCCCGCCGGACGAACTCGCCCGCGAACGCCGCGGCGACCTCGCCGCCGATTTCGTAGCAGCAGGCGCCGATCGACGGCCCGAGGACCGCGGCGAACGCGGCGGGCGGTTCGCCGCACTCGCGCGAAAGCGCCCGAACCCCTTCGGCCGCCGCGCCGGCCGCCGTCCCCCTCCATCCGGCGTGAACCGCGGCGACGCCCGCACCGCCGAAGAGGAGGATCGGGACGCAATCGGCGGTCTGGACCGCGAGCGCGACGCCCGCGCGTGCCGTGACGAGCACGTCGCCTTCGCCGACGTCCCGCGTCTCTCCGGGAAGGATCGGTTCGCGCACCGGGAGGACGTTCTTCCCGTGGACCTGCCTCCCCCGCGCGATCGGGAGGTCGGGGTGTCCGATCGTCTCGGCGAGGCGGCGCGCGAGGTGCCCGGTCGCCGACGCGATGCCGGGCGGGGCCTCTCCGCGCTTCGAGAACGCCGCGACGAAGGGTCCGCGGCGGCTCCTCCACAGCTCCACGGCGCCGAGAATACCGCGATCGCCGGGCCCCGGCAGGGCGTGTTTGCTACAATCTGACGGTGTCCGTCTCGGAAAAAGTGAAGGTCGTCCCCGTCATCGGGCTCGAGGTGCACGCGCAGCTCGCGACCGCGTCGAAGATGTTCTGCCCCTGCCCGACGACCTTCGCGGCGGAGCCCAACTCCGCGACCTGCCCCGTCTGCCTCGGGTTTCCGGGGACGCTTCCCGTCGTCAATCGCGAGGCGGTCGCGCTCGCGATCCGGTTCGGGCTGGCGGTCGGGGGGACGATCGACCGCCGCTCGACGTTTTCGCGCAAGAACTACTTCTATCCCGACCTGCCGAAGGGATACCAGATCACGCAGTTCGAGCGGCCCATCGTCTCGGGAGGCGCCGTCGAAATCGAGACGGAAACGGGGACGCGCGAGATCCGCCTCGTGCGCGCGCATCTCGAGGAGGACGCCGGCAAGTCGCTCCACGAGAACCCGTATCCGGACGTTCCGAACACCGTCACCCTCGTCGAATGGAACCGCGCGGGAGTGCCGCTGCTGGAAGTCGTCTCCGAGCCCGACCTGCGCTCGGCCGCCGAGGCGATGGCGTACCTGACCGAGCTGCGGCGGCTGCTGCGGACGCTTTCGATCTCCGACGCGAACATGGAGGAAGGAAACCTCCGCTGCGACGCGAACGTCTCCATCCGCGATTCGGAATCGGACCCTCTGGGGACGCGGGTCGAGATCAAGAACATGAACTCGATCCGGAACGTCGGACGGGCGATCGAGTTCGAGATCGAGCGGCAGGCCGCGCGGCGCGCCGAAGGGGAGCGCATCGTCCAGGAGACCCGCCTGTTCGACGCGGGCAGCGGCGAGACGCGCGTCATGCGGAGCAAGGAAGAGGCGCACGACTACCGGTACTTCCCGGAGCCGGACCTCGGCGCCCTCGAGATCCCGGAGGCGTGGATCGCCCTGGTCCGCTCGACGCTCCGCGAGACGCCGCGCGAGAAGCGGCGCCGGTTCCGCACGATCTACGCGCTTCCCGCGGCGGACGCGGAGCTCCTCTCCTCGTCGCGCCCGCTCTCGGAGTACTTCGAGACGGTGGCGGCGTCCGTCGCGCCGCGTCTCGCCGCGTCCTGGGTCACCGGGGAGGTGCTGCGCTGGATGAAGGAGCAGAAGCTCTCGCCGGAGGAGACGCACCGGTTCAGCGTTCCGCCGGCGGCCCTCGCGGAGCTGCTCGGGCTCGTCGCGGCGGGAGAGCTTTCGGTCTCCGCCGCCAAGGTCGTTTTCGAGGAGATGGCGCGGTCCGGCCGCCGCGCGCCGGAAGTCGTCCGCGAAAAAGGGCTGACCCGGGTCTCGGACGAGTCGGCGCTCGCGGAGGCGATCGACCGCGTGCTCGGCGACAATCCCGCGCCGGTCGCGCAGTATCGCGGCGGGAAGACGGCGACGTTGGGCTGGTTCGTCGGGCAGGCGATGAAGGCGACGGGGGGAAGCGCCGATCCGGAGACCGTCCGCCGGCTGCTGAAGGCGCGGCTCGACGCATGATCCAGGTCTTTCACGTCTCGAAGGAATACGGACGGTACCGGCACGCGTTGACGGACGTTTCGTTCACGATCAACAAGGGGGAATTCGTCTTCCTCACGGGTCCTTCCGGCGCCGGTAAGACGACGCTCCTGCGGCTCCTCTTCCGGGACGAGCTCCCGACGGAGGGGCAGATCGTCGTCAACGGCCGGAACATCGGCGTGCTCCCGTCGTCGAGGCTCCCTTACTTCCGGCGGACGGTGGGAATCGTCTTCCAGGATTTCAAGCTCATCGGACGCAAGACGGTCTTCGAGAACCTCGCGTTCGTGCAGACCATCCTCGGGACGCCGCCGGCCGAGCAGAAGCGCCGCGCGTACCAGGTCTTGAAGCAGGTCGGCCTCCATTACCGGATGAACGCCTACCCCTCCGAGCTTTCGGGCGGGGAGCAGCAGCGCGTCGCGATCGCGCGGGCCCTCGTCAACGAGCCGCAGCTGCTCCTGGCCGATGAGCCGACCGGGAACCTGGATCCGGCGCTCTCGGAGGAGATCATGCACCTCTTCGCCGAGATCAACCTCCGGGGCACGGTCGTCGTGATCGCGACGCACGACGTCGACCTGATCCGCCGGATGGGGAAGCGTGTCCTCACGCTGGACCACGGCCGCCTGCGCGAGGACCCGGTCCGCGCTCCGGCCGGCCTCGCCGCCCGCGAGGCTCCCTTCCTCCCCGCGTGATCCGCGTCGCGGTCCGGCACGCGTTCGCCGAGGCCTGGTCGATCGCTCGGAGTGGCCCGGGCCTCACGGCCGTGGCCGTGGGCCTCATCGCGGTCGCGCTGTACATCCCCGGGATCGTGCTCCTCCTCACGCAGAACGTCGCCCGCCTGGCCTCCTCGGCCGAGGAGCCGGCATCGATCGTCGCGACGCTGCTTCCGTCGGCGGACGCGCGGTCTGTCGCGCAGGCGATCGCGGCCGCTCCGGAGGTCGCGCAGGTTCGGATCGTCGGCCCCGCCGCGGCGCGCCGGCGCTTCGAGAGGACCTTTCCCGACCTGAAGGAGGCCCTCGCCACCCTCGAGGGGATGGAGTTTCCGACGTCGCTCGAAGTCGTGCTGAGGCCGCAGTCGGCGGAGAAGGGGAGCGCGGTCGCGGCCGCCGTCGCCCGCCGGCCGGGCGTCGACCAGGTCCAGGAGGAGGCGCCCTTCGAGGTGCGGTTCCGGGACTTCCTGAAGATCGTCCGCCGCACGGCATTCGCCCTCGGTGCGCTGCTGTGCGCCGCGGCGGTGCTGTCGGTCGCGTCGGCGGTGCGGCTCGCGCTCGACCAGCACCGGGACGAGATCGAGATCATGCGCCTGATGGGGGCGACCGAGACGAAGATCCGCACGCCGTTCTGGCTGCACGGAGCCCTCGAAGGCGCGGTCGGAGGCGCGTTCGCGCTGCTCCTCCTCGCCGGGACCTACGTCGCGGCCGGACGAGTGCTCGCCGCCTCCCCCCACCCGGTGCTGTCGCTCTTCTGGGTGCGTTTCTTCTCGGCGGGAACGGCCGCGCTGTTTCCGCTCTCCGGCGCGGTCGCGGGGTTTATTGGCGCGGCGCTGTCGGTCGGAAAGGCGAGACTCTAGCGCGGCGATACATCGAGCCGGACGGGCGCGTGCCGCCCGCGTCGCCCTGCGACATACGCCCCGGTATGCCTCGGGACGCCGCGGGCGACCCGCATCCCGTCGGGCTCGCGTCTCGCCGCGCCTCGATGTCACGACAACTGAGCGGCGGAGTCCGGAGAGCAGGGCGCTGAACCTTCGAGCACCAGCGTCACTCGATCAACGTCGATGACGAGGCGCGGCCAGACGTGCGGGAAGACGCGCGCGGGGACCCGGGCCGGCGGGTGAGGCGTACCGGGGCGTGCGTTGAGCCGCGGGCGGCGTCTGCTGGATATCCCGTGCGTATGATCCGCGCCTGCTAGACCGCGTCCGGAGGAGGTAATTCGTCCGGCTCGCCCATGAGTCGCGCGAGGGGCTGCCAGTCCTCGACGTTCTCGCAGACGACCTTCAGCGCCGAGGTCAGCGGCACCGCGAGGATCGCTCCCGCCACGCCCCAGAGCATCCCCCAGAAGAGGAAGGCGATGAGGACCGTGAGCGGGAAGAGGCGGACTTTCCCGCCGACGATGAAGGGCGTGAGGATGTTGCCTTCGAGGAACTGGAGGGAGACGTAGATGATCAGGACGGTCACGGCGGCGCGGCCGCCCAGCTGGAAATACGCGACCAGGACCGCGGGGATCGTCGAGACGATCACGCCGACGTACGGGACGAGCACGCAGAGCCCGGCGAGCGGGCCGAGGATGTAGAAATAGTTGATGCGGATCGCCATGAGCGAAAGCATCGTCGCGGCCGTCATGATGAGGACCACGAACGACTCGCCGAGGGCATAGGCGGTCAGCGACCGGGAGATCGCGCCGACGACGTCGAGCCGCTCGAACCGGCGGTCGCGCCGGAGGAGGCCCGACAGGGCGCGCCCGAACTTCTCCCGGTCCTTGAGCATCAGAAACGAGAGGAGCGGGACGGCCGCTGCGGAAAGCAGCGTCGAGAGCGTCGATCCGAGCCGCGCCAGCAGCGCGCGCGTCGTCTCGAGCGACGACCCCGCGATCTTCACCTCGCGAACCCCGCGCGTCTCTTCGGGGAGGATGCTTCCGGTCCGCTCCTGGACGTTCCGCACGAGGTCCGCGAGGCGCCTCGTCACTTCGCGGATCTTGGTCTGATAGAGCGGCAGGTCCAGGTAGAACTGCTGGAGCTGCGCCGAGACGTTGACGATCAGCAGCGCGACGGCCCCGATCAGGATCGCGAGGACGAGGAGGATCGCGGCGACGCGCGGCATCCGCGCGCGCTCCAGCAGCGAGACGAAGGGGCGCAGCGCCAGCGACAGGAAGAGCGAAAAGAAAATCGTGACGAAGAACGCCTGCCCGTACGACAGGAGGGCGACGGCGGCGGCGAACGCCAGGATGCGCAGACCGGCCCGTCCGGGCGGTGTTTCGGGAGAGAACCCGGCCGTCATACCCGAAAAAAAACCCCCTCCATCGGAGGGGGCGGGAAAGAGCGGGTAGACGGGGCGGTCACGAGCCGGAAACGAGCGTGACGACGATCACCGCGCGGCGGTTTTTGGCGCGCCCTTCCGCCGTGCCGTTGTCGGCGACCGGGTCCGCGGCGCCGCGGCCCTCGGTCTTGATCCGCGCGCCGTCGATCCCGTGCCGCTCGACGAGGTAGGCCCTGGCCGCCTCGGCGCGCTGGGTCGAGATCTTCAGGTTCGCGTCTTCGCTGCCGGCGTTGTCGGAGTAGCCGGTGATGACCGCGGTCGAGTTGAGGTCGTTCTTCATGCGGAGCGCGACGCCGTCGAGGATCGCCTTGGCGATGTTCGTCAGGCGGGCGCCGCCCTTGTCGAAACCGATCGTGTCGGTCGTGGTCCGCGTCTGCGGCGCGGGCGGCGCGGCGGGCGGGGCCGGCGTCTCGACGGCGGCCGGCGGCGGCGCTTCCTCGGTCTCCTGGGTGGTCACGGCCGCGGCCGGCGGCGGGAGAGGCTTCGGCGGCGCGGGAGGCGCCGGGAACGGGGCGTAGTGGACGCCCAGAATCGCGCCGATCGGCGTCGGGGAGAATCCGTGCCGCACGAGCTGGTCGACGTTCGCGTTGAGCGCGGCCGTGACGCCCCATCCGGTGTGCCCGAAGAAGACCCGCACGCCGCTCGCGAAATACGACCAGTCCGGCGTCTTGATGTCGGGCGATCCTTCGCTGATCGACGCGTTGTCGTAGACGCTCCGGTCGAGCTCCGAGATCCAGTGGACGGGCCCGAAGGGGACGTCGGTGCCGACGGCGAACCGCAGCCGGTTCGGAACGCGAA
This genomic interval carries:
- a CDS encoding cache domain-containing protein is translated as MGLVRGAFAALLALGTASPAFAAPVRYGTEAEAKAMAEKAVALYKKEGAAAALAAIGKAPGPFFHRDLYVVVIGPDKKIAADPAEPDLVGADEATLRDSLGKPWALFIEKQATEDGVWIDYEAKNPQTGSIEDKSAFSIRAGDHVFSCGYYRRPPEAAPAAPAAAPANGADPWTGKWDATDTDGAHFTISLDASGSAVSDRGEGQRGFWIVDTSGARIDWTDGRTDYLLPAGSGFERMSFAPGAPRDEKPDSTTPVTREKE
- a CDS encoding glycerophosphodiester phosphodiesterase, coding for MHPPSPLRPELAAIGLPARPWIIAHRGACGESPENTLDSFRLAVEQGADMIELDLRLTSDGVLVAVHDRNLRRVAGHTVSVEDTSVNILRHLDVSYHFHRGRKRARVPTLEEILDLLPPRFPLTLDLKCRRAGRARYARVLARALAGRGHAIFASFNWRLLAEVKSAIANAPVAPMSRHRVPGVLRAAEALGASSLHCQFGAVTPRLLRAVAGSGRPVLAYTVNDATRARRLFAAGASGVFTNYPGRLRRALAS
- a CDS encoding polyphenol oxidase family protein, whose amino-acid sequence is MELWRSRRGPFVAAFSKRGEAPPGIASATGHLARRLAETIGHPDLPIARGRQVHGKNVLPVREPILPGETRDVGEGDVLVTARAGVALAVQTADCVPILLFGGAGVAAVHAGWRGTAAGAAAEGVRALSRECGEPPAAFAAVLGPSIGACCYEIGGEVAAAFAGEFVRRECGGKFRLDLKAANRAQLEREGLLPENIDVLPFCTLCGGEELASFRRDGPAAGRMIALVARLS
- the gatB gene encoding Asp-tRNA(Asn)/Glu-tRNA(Gln) amidotransferase subunit GatB; the encoded protein is MSVSEKVKVVPVIGLEVHAQLATASKMFCPCPTTFAAEPNSATCPVCLGFPGTLPVVNREAVALAIRFGLAVGGTIDRRSTFSRKNYFYPDLPKGYQITQFERPIVSGGAVEIETETGTREIRLVRAHLEEDAGKSLHENPYPDVPNTVTLVEWNRAGVPLLEVVSEPDLRSAAEAMAYLTELRRLLRTLSISDANMEEGNLRCDANVSIRDSESDPLGTRVEIKNMNSIRNVGRAIEFEIERQAARRAEGERIVQETRLFDAGSGETRVMRSKEEAHDYRYFPEPDLGALEIPEAWIALVRSTLRETPREKRRRFRTIYALPAADAELLSSSRPLSEYFETVAASVAPRLAASWVTGEVLRWMKEQKLSPEETHRFSVPPAALAELLGLVAAGELSVSAAKVVFEEMARSGRRAPEVVREKGLTRVSDESALAEAIDRVLGDNPAPVAQYRGGKTATLGWFVGQAMKATGGSADPETVRRLLKARLDA
- the ftsE gene encoding cell division ATP-binding protein FtsE, whose amino-acid sequence is MIQVFHVSKEYGRYRHALTDVSFTINKGEFVFLTGPSGAGKTTLLRLLFRDELPTEGQIVVNGRNIGVLPSSRLPYFRRTVGIVFQDFKLIGRKTVFENLAFVQTILGTPPAEQKRRAYQVLKQVGLHYRMNAYPSELSGGEQQRVAIARALVNEPQLLLADEPTGNLDPALSEEIMHLFAEINLRGTVVVIATHDVDLIRRMGKRVLTLDHGRLREDPVRAPAGLAAREAPFLPA
- a CDS encoding permease-like cell division protein FtsX → MIRVAVRHAFAEAWSIARSGPGLTAVAVGLIAVALYIPGIVLLLTQNVARLASSAEEPASIVATLLPSADARSVAQAIAAAPEVAQVRIVGPAAARRRFERTFPDLKEALATLEGMEFPTSLEVVLRPQSAEKGSAVAAAVARRPGVDQVQEEAPFEVRFRDFLKIVRRTAFALGALLCAAAVLSVASAVRLALDQHRDEIEIMRLMGATETKIRTPFWLHGALEGAVGGAFALLLLAGTYVAAGRVLAASPHPVLSLFWVRFFSAGTAALFPLSGAVAGFIGAALSVGKARL
- a CDS encoding AI-2E family transporter produces the protein MTAGFSPETPPGRAGLRILAFAAAVALLSYGQAFFVTIFFSLFLSLALRPFVSLLERARMPRVAAILLVLAILIGAVALLIVNVSAQLQQFYLDLPLYQTKIREVTRRLADLVRNVQERTGSILPEETRGVREVKIAGSSLETTRALLARLGSTLSTLLSAAAVPLLSFLMLKDREKFGRALSGLLRRDRRFERLDVVGAISRSLTAYALGESFVVLIMTAATMLSLMAIRINYFYILGPLAGLCVLVPYVGVIVSTIPAVLVAYFQLGGRAAVTVLIIYVSLQFLEGNILTPFIVGGKVRLFPLTVLIAFLFWGMLWGVAGAILAVPLTSALKVVCENVEDWQPLARLMGEPDELPPPDAV
- a CDS encoding OmpA family protein, translated to MKVARRAPLVLAFILLAIPMRVNAQAYAGQLGVGLYSPSPYTGPLAPDFGGETGLFTIPTGDSLPARAFSLGLYIQNLKLVAGEDPNFPAPDRHRLHENTTFRGSIGYGIANHLEIFASAGEERDESRGGWWTGVINGQEFSEPYKLTDPAKLRVGAKVSMWEAGSRGRFALYTAAHIPVANDQDFVETRRTDWEFGASGSLGIVTGNVSYLLSGRRSTDPDIRVPNRLRFAVGTDVPFGPVHWISELDRSVYDNASISEGSPDIKTPDWSYFASGVRVFFGHTGWGVTAALNANVDQLVRHGFSPTPIGAILGVHYAPFPAPPAPPKPLPPPAAAVTTQETEEAPPPAAVETPAPPAAPPAPQTRTTTDTIGFDKGGARLTNIAKAILDGVALRMKNDLNSTAVITGYSDNAGSEDANLKISTQRAEAARAYLVERHGIDGARIKTEGRGAADPVADNGTAEGRAKNRRAVIVVTLVSGS